The genomic segment ttcttgttttctcttcaaCTTCTCAAAGTCTCTTTGGGAAGTTCTGTTTTTGAGCAGCTGGTTTATGATTGATTCTTTTCGGTTTTGTTGCCTCCACTTCAGATCAGCCATTTCCTTTTTGATCCTGTCCATCTCTGCAAAAACATCCTTGGcatatttctctctgaactcATTGCATTCTTCAGCTTGCTTCCTGGCCTCCTCTTCCATTTCCCTCCTCAtttcctccttttccctctTATGGAGATCTTGTAATGATTTCAGTGCTCTGTCCTCATGTTCTCTTGTGATTATATCGTcttcattttcatatattttgacTTCTTGGTCACTTTCTCGTCTGAGCTTTTCAAGTCGCTCCTCTTCACGTGTCTGTTCATCTTCTCGACGTCGTTTGTCCCACCATTCTCGTCTTTCCTTCTCCCAGGCTTCTTTCTGCTTTCTCTTGTCTTCTCTGTCTTGTATTAAAAACACCCAGCCAGACATTTCCTTTGACACTGCTGCATATGCGAGTCTGGCCTCCAGAGCTTCAAATTCTCGTTTCCATTCGTGTTGTTGGAATTCCTCCTCCCTTCTCttgttgatttcctcctcttctctcttttgtctttctctcataTCCTGATACGTAATGTGCTCCTCCTTTTCTTTGACCAGTTGGactttttctgttctttttcgCTCAAGTTTAGATTTAAGCTCTGTAATCGCTTCTTGGTGTTTTCTTTCAAGCaccctctctttcctctttatCTCTGgttcctttttctttatgatcttctccttttccttttgtATGGCTGCC from the Plectropomus leopardus isolate mb unplaced genomic scaffold, YSFRI_Pleo_2.0 unplaced_scaffold26550, whole genome shotgun sequence genome contains:
- the LOC121966981 gene encoding vicilin-like seed storage protein At2g18540; this encodes MVNRNGGAYYTSEMFENAEAAIQKEKEKIIKKKEPEIKRKERVLERKHQEAITELKSKLERKRTEKVQLVKEKEEHITYQDMRERQKREEEEINKRREEEFQQHEWKREFEALEARLAYAAVSKEMSGWVFLIQDREDKRKQKEAWEKERREWWDKRRREDEQTREEERLEKLRRESDQEVKIYENEDDIITREHEDRALKSLQDLHKREKEEMRREMEEEARKQAEECNEFREKYAKDVFAEMDRIKKEMADLKWRQQNRKESIINQLLKNRTSQRDFEKLKRKQEQEINELTSSYNGEHLHEEINKLKKKHEEEKSDWIQAHVQKAIENKICSIL